One region of Desmodus rotundus isolate HL8 chromosome 11, HLdesRot8A.1, whole genome shotgun sequence genomic DNA includes:
- the FUT9 gene encoding 4-galactosyl-N-acetylglucosaminide 3-alpha-L-fucosyltransferase 9, which yields MTSASKGILRPFLIVCIILGCFMACLFIYIKPTNSWIISPMESTSSVLKMKNFFSTKTDYFNETTILIWVWPFGQTFDLTSCQAMFNIQGCHLTTDRSLYNKSHAVLIHHRDISWDLTNLPQQGRPPFQKWIWMNLESPTHTPQKSGIEHLFNLTLTYRRDSDIQVPYGFLTVSTNPFVFEVPSKEKLVCWVVSNWNPEHARVKYYNELSKSIEIHTYGQAFGEYVNDKNLIPTISTCKFYLSFENSIHKDYITEKLYNALLASSVPVVLGPPRENYENYIPADSFIHVEDFNSPSELAKYLKEVDKNNKLYLSYFNWRKDFTVNLPRFWESHACLACDHVKRHQEYKSVGNLEKWFWN from the coding sequence ATGACATCGGCATCCAAAGGAATTCTCCGCCCATTTCTAATTGTCTGCATTATCCTGGGCTGCTTTATGGCATGTCTTTTCATTTACATCAAGCCCACCAACAGCTGGATCATCAGCCCAATGGAGTCAACCAGCTCagtgctgaaaatgaaaaatttcttctCTACCAAAACGGATTATTTTAATGAAACTACTATTCTGATTTGGGTGTGGCCGTTTGGACAGACCTTTGACCTTACCTCCTGCCAAGCAATGTTCAACATCCAAGGATGCCATCTCACAACAGACCGCTCTCTGTACAACAAATCTCATGCAGTTCTGATCCACCACCGAGACATCAGTTGGGATCTGACTAATTTACCTCAACAGGGTAGGCCACCTTTCCAGAAATGGATTTGGATGAATTTGGAATCACCAACGCACACGCCCCAAAAGAGCGGCATTGAGCACCTATTCAATCTCACTCTGACTTATCGCCGCGATTCAGATATCCAAGTGCCTTATGGCTTCTTGACGGTGAGCACAAACCCCTTTGTGTTTGAAGTGCCAAGCAAAGAGAAGTTAGTGTGCTGGGTTGTAAGTAACTGGAACCCTGAGCATGCCAGGGTCAAGTACTACAATGAGCTAAGCAAAAGCATTGAAATCCATACTTATGGGCAAGCATTTGGAGAGTATGTGAATGATAAAAATTTGATTCCTACCATATCTACCTGTAAATTTTACCTGTCCTTTGAAAACTCAATCCACAAAGACTACATAACAGAAAAGCTGTACAATGCTCTCCTAGCCAGCTCTGTACCTGTTGTTCTGGGGCCACCTAGGGAAAACTATGAAAATTATATTCCAGCAGATTCGTTCATTCACGTGGAAGATTTTAACTCTCCCAGTGAGCTAGCAAAGTATCTGAAGGAAGTTGACAAAAACAATAAGTTATACCTTAGTTACTTTAACTGGAGGAAAGATTTCACAGTAAATCTTCCCCGATTTTGGGAATCACATGCATGCTTGGCTTGTGATCATGTGAAAAGGCATCAAGAATATAAGTCTGTTGGTAATTTAGAAAAATGGTTTTGGAATTAG